The window GGTTGGCGTTCCGGCCGGACCCGGAGACCGAGCGGTACGCCGAGACCCTCGCCGCCGATCCACCGCCGGAACTGACGCGGCGCGAGCGCGACGTGCTGCTCGCGTTGTTCCAGCCGGCGGGCACGGCCGACGTGTTCATGGAGCCGGCGTCGACGCGGCGCATCGCCGAGGTGCTGTTCGTCAGCGAGGCGGCGGTGAAGCAACACCTCCTCAAGCTCTACGAGAAGTTCGGTATCCGCGCGGGCGGCGACCGCCGCCGGGTGCAGCTCGCGAACGAGGCGCTGCGTCGCGGCGCGGTGTCCTTCAGTGAGGTGCGTGACATTCTGCGCTGACGCCTTTCGCGTCGGGGCGAATTCCCGGTAATGCATAAGCGGCCGGAAATCGCGGATCGGCTGTTCGAGCGTTACCGGTGGGTAGGTCGAAATTCCGCGAACCACCAGGTCAGGGGCCCTTCGGGGCTCCTTTTCCGCTTCTGCGCAGGTTCGTTCGACCCCCCTGACGATCCGGTCAGATTCCCCTTACCCGACGGTGCGGAACCGCTGTCGTTGGCGGCCATTACCGGTGCGGTGTGCCACGGCGAAGGATTCGACTGCCGGGGAAATGCGCTCGGCAATGTTCGAGGGGGGTCGAACGTTTGATGAATCGACGCAGAACCGCACCGGGCCGGGTCCTGGTCGTCGCGTTCCTGGCCGCCACCGGC of the Sporichthya polymorpha DSM 43042 genome contains:
- a CDS encoding FHA domain-containing protein, giving the protein MVLSASGMSMGRAPDNDVIIADESVSRLHAILEARSGGWSIRDLGSRNGTFVNGERILGERALRDRDEIRVGGARLAFRPDPETERYAETLAADPPPELTRRERDVLLALFQPAGTADVFMEPASTRRIAEVLFVSEAAVKQHLLKLYEKFGIRAGGDRRRVQLANEALRRGAVSFSEVRDILR